The sequence CGATGAAAATCACAGCATATATTTTGAAAGTTTTGTTCATGATAACAGTTTAATTACGGTTTAAAAGATTGATATTGGTTCTTAAATTTCAGATAACTTTCTTCATCAATAGAAAATTCCCCATACCAGACATAGTCGAAAATGTATGATAAATCATAAAAATCATTTTTCAGATGTGGAGCTTTTAATTCTGATACGTAGTCTTTATTGGTTTTCTCGGGATTCCAGGTGATTAATTTTTTATCGCTTAATTTTTTTAAAACAAATAAAAACTGGTAACGAACCGCCGAACGGAAATCTCCGGATTTTTCAAATTTTAAAATACTCTCAGGAAAATTGATCTCGTGAATATTTTCATGCAATTCTTCATCTTTAATATCCAATTTTCTATTTTTCTTACCAAATAAGAAATTTCCATCTTTCCCTATGAGATATTTAATGATAAAATAAAGCAGAAAACCAACAAGAACGATCGCAAACAAGCGAACCAAAACTCCTGCAATATTGCCGGATTTTGTAAAAACAGTTTCTCCGAAAATGCTTTCTATAATTCTCATGATCTTTCCCATCAGCTTTTCCCAGAAAGACATTCTCGGCTTCACAGTGGTGTAATCGAAATCTTTCCCTTTGTATCGGGAAGGAATATTTTCTTTAAATTTTTTCGGATAAACGGTATTTTCCGTCACAGGATTTTTTGCCAAAACCGAATCTGCACGGTACATATTTTTGTAATGTCCCGTGTCTATAGAATCTACATACACCTCTTCGATCGGCGGCGGCGGATCGTCTTCTGTCTGTGCGTAGGCAAATCCAGCAGAGAAAAAAACCAGTAAAAAAAGAAAAAATTTATTCATTAATACCGATGGTTTCTATTTCTGCCAATTCCATTTTCTGGTGGAGATCTGTCCTGCTATCGTAGTACATCAGCCCGGAATTGATGTAAAGAACATTCATCAATAAAGTGGAAACCAATGAGGAAACTCCGTACAGGAAAAAAATTAATATTCCGAAACTTCCGCCCAAAGGATTTTGTTCAAATTGTGCATCCGGCGTTGTGGTCGTCAATGTCGTAAAATATAAAATCATCGGAACAGAAGAAAAAATTCCGCTGACGATATAGAAAAGGATTCCCATGATAATGGTGGATCCCCAATATTTCCAATAAGGTGAGTTTTCTCTTCCGTTGGGATAGGAAAACTGTGATCTGATTGCGTAACTCAAACTTTCGAAAAAGCCCCTGTTTCCGTTGAAATAATCGTAGCAAAGAAAAGTGATGATATTGAATAAAGTCGGCGCTACAAATAGCACCAAAACAATTCCGATTAAAATAATAATCAGAAAATACGAAAATCCAAAAAGAATTGTCGCAGCAGGCAGTACAAGGAAAGTCAGTCCGAAATAAGTTGTTAAAACTTTTCTCCCGTTTGTTTTAAAATCATTTAAAATATCATCTGTTTTGATGTCTTTATTTCCTTCCGCAAGTCTTCTCATGTAAAAAACAGGAAAAAGGAAATTAATGGTCATTAAAGCCGTTGAAAGAATAAACAGTAAAATTCCGCAAATAATGAACATTCCCAGATTATCTGTAAATAATTGTTCAAAATAATAGCTCTGTCCGCTGATATTCGACCCGAAAAGCGCTCCAAAAAACTCTCTGAAACCCAAAACGATTACCACGACCATTAAGATCAGCAATAATCCGTTCAGCAGGATAAAATTCTTGAAGTAATTTTTCCCGTATAACTTGAAAAAAGCGAAACTATCACTTATAAAAGTTCCAAAATCTCTCTTTTTATAAAATTGCATCATTGATTTGGTTATTAATTTTTTTATTAACAATAGAAGGATACACAAAATAATAAAACCCGATAACGGCCAATGATCCGAAAATGATAATCAGGTTCAGAAACAAAGGCATTTTCAAAGCGTGTCTTGTGACATATCCTTCAATAATTCCTGCACAGATCGTAAATGGAACCGTGCTTAAAAATATTTTAAAAGAATCTCTAAATCCGTTTTTAAAAGAATTAAATCTGGAAAAAGTTTTCGGGAATAAAATCGAGGCTCCCAAAATTAATCCGCACATCGCTTCCACGACCATGGAGAAAATTTCAAAAACACCGTGAAGCCAGATTCCTCGTGCGCTGTCCTTTAAAGCTCCGTAATCATAGAAAAAATACTGAAACGAACCCAGCATCACACTATTGGACAACAAAGCGTACAAGGTTCCAACTCCTCCTGCAATACCATAAATATACAGTTTTGCCCCAACTCCGATGTTATTAAAAATGATTCCGATGGTACTTCCCCAAGTAGAACCACTCTGATAAATTCCTACAGCGTTTCCTTTTTTGATGTTTTCTATGGTTTGATTCACATAATCTTCACCCAGAATAATATTGGCAAAATCTTTATCATAAATCGCAGAAAGCACCCCAATTAACGTAAACAAAGTGAAAAACAGAAAAGCATACAGCAAATATCTTCTGTACTGATAGACCAGCAAAGGAACTTCCGTTTTGAAGAAATACAGGAACCTGTTTTCCTCAACTCTTTTTGTTTTATAAATTTTCTGGAAAATCTGTGAAGACAAATGATTCAGATACACGGTAGTATTACTTTTCGGGTAATAGGTCTGTGCAAAGGAAAGATCATTAACGAGGTTAATATACAGCGAAGACAGGTCATCAGGATTTTTTTTAATTTTCCCTTGAATAACCTGTTCGATTCCCAACCATTTTTCTTTATTTTGTTTAATGAAATAAACCTCTCTCATATTGTAAGGCTAAAATAATAAAAATTATGTCTCAAATTGCGATCAATACCTCACAAAATGTAAATATTAATTTCAACATTGCCAGTGTTGGAGACAGGATGATTGCTTTTATCCTGGATCTTCTTATTAAAGTGGCTTATGGCGTCGTTGTGATGTACCTTTTTTTTAATGTTTTTGATTTGGGATATATCTTAAATGGTCTTGATCAATGGTCGATAATGGCAATTTATATCATCCTGCTTTTTCCTACTTTTATTTATCCGGTAGTGTTGGAAAGTATAATGGAAGGACAGACTCCCGGGAAAAAAGTAATGAAAATCCGGGTGGTAAAAATAGACGGTTATCAGGCGGGTTTTGGCGATTATCTGATCCGCTGGGTTTTCAGGATTATCGATACGTCTTTTGCCGGAGTGGTGGGACTGATTTCTATGATCGTTTCCAAAAACAACCAGCGATTGGGTGATATTGCTTCCGGAACCGCGGTTATTTCTTTAAAAAACGACATTAATATTTCTCATACAATCCTGGAAAACATCCACCAAGACTATATTCCAACGTTTCCACAGGTAATTGCGCTGACAGATAATGATATGAGAATTATCAAAGACAATTACACGAAAGCCTTGAAAATCGACGACAGACAAATTATTTCCAAGCTTTCCGAAAAGATTAAAAGTATTTTAAAATTGGAAGTTGATCCCAGAAAAATGACGGAAAGACAGTTTATAGGAATTATTATTAAAGATTATAATTATTATACTGGCAAGGATAATTAAATTAAGCCAAGGGTCAATTTGCTTTGCAAGTCAATTGTGAATTTTTTCAACTTGAATTTAAAAATTGACAAACAAAGTGAATTCACTATTCCCCTTTCACCTTTATATCGGTTTGGTTTTTGTATTTTTATTCTTAATTAAAACTTAAATTATGAGATTCGAAAATAATAGATCCGGAAACGGCGGAGTCATTACTTTAAATAACGAAATCAAAGAAATCGGAAGACTTACGTATACGATTTTCCCTGAAGAAAGCAAGTTTATCATTTCCTTCGTTTTGGTTCATCCGGAATTTGAAGGACGTGGAATGGGGAAATACTTGGTCGAAGAAGCCATTAAATTTGCAAGAGAAAACAACTGGAAAGTCTATCCACACTGTTCTTATGCAAGATCTGTGATGATGAGAATGAGTGATGTAGATGATATTTTCTTACAGCGTTAATACTTCATTCAGCAGAATTTCTTCAATATCATCGGGATAATTGACTTTCAGGTGCTGATCGGAAGCGACCCAGTTTCGTATTTCTTCCAGTTTTAAAACTTTAGAATTCGGAATTCCCATTTTGTCTAGAGCACAGGCATTGCATTCCTGTTCGTACTGGTTATGAATGGGAATGACGAATAATTTTTTGTCCATAAAAAGTGCTTCAGCGGGGGTTTCGAAACCTGCATTGCATAAAATACCGTCACAGTTTTCAAAATATTTTAAATATTGAATTTCATCAATAGGAAAAACCTCAACATTGCCATCTTTAAACTGAAGTTTGCTGTATTTAGAAAAAATTTTCCATTCAACAGGAATCTGCTTCAAAACATTAATAATATTTTCGTCTGAAAAGCTTGGAAGATATACCAGATAAAACCCTTTTTTATCCGGATTCAAATTTCTGATTTTTCTTCGGATAACAGGTTTTTTAATTTGTGGATGATAATTTTCGAAATGAAAACCAATTCTTCTTTCACTCGGAACGTAATATTTTAACACCAGTTCTCCAAGAAAGTCTTTTTTTGCAGGTTTTGGAGTTTCTTTAAATAACATGGAAGCCTGATGGCTCAATTCGATCATCGGGTATTTCTTTAATTTTGAAGCCCAGCCTGTTATTGGCTCATAATCATTGATAATCAAATCGTAGCCTGAAAGATCAATTTCTTTTATGGTTTTCGCTGCTTCTAGAAAATTATTATCCGTAAACGTTTTTCGATAGGATAAACCGCCTGTTTTGTTATAAAGAAGGGAAATTCCTTTATAATGAAAATTAACGTCGAAATCGGCCTTTAATTGCGATTGGTGTCCACTGATCAAAGTATCAACCGAAACATGCTTCTTTAAAATAGGAACAATTTCCTGCGCACGCGCAATGTGTCCGTTTCCGGTTCCCTGAAATGCGTATAAGATTTTCATTTTGTAAAATTGGTAACGATTTTCAAAAGCTCGGTACTGTCGATATCCTGAATTTCTTCTGCCCCATCATCTTTAAGCAAATGTTTGTGCTCATCGTAATAAAAAATTTTCCATTCTTTATCATGATATTCCAAAGCAGAAAGATTTTCGATCCAGTCGCCGGAATTAAGATAAGTGCAAGAACCTTTTTTATTCACAACCTCACGAATCTGCGGCTGATGAATATGCCCGCAAACAACATAGTCGTAATGATTGTCAATGGCCAGTTCGGAGGCAGTCAATTCAAAATCACCAATATACTTTACGGCTTTTTTTACATTATTTTTAATCTTTTTTGAAAATGAATATTTTTCTCTACCCATTTTCTCCAAGAACCAATTTACAATATTATTGATTACGATCAACATGTCGTAGCCTTTTCCACCCAATTTTGCAATCCATTTTGAATGCTGAACGGATGCATCAAAAACATCTCCGTGAAAGATCCAGGTTTTTTTGTCGTTGATGTCTAAACAGATTTTGTTACATACTTTTAATTTACCCAATTCGAAGTCGGTAAACTTGCGGAACATCTCGTCGTGATTTCCTGTAATGTAGTAAACATCTGTGCTTTTAGTAGCAAATGAAAGGATCTTTTTAATCACTTTCAGATGGGGTTTAGGAAAGTAAGACTTTTTGAATTGCCAGATATCGATGATATCACCGTTTAAAACTAAAGTTTTAGGCTGAATAGAATTAAGATATCTCAGTAATTCTTTAGCCTTACATCCATAAGTTCCCAAATGAACATCCGATATGACAACTAACTCAACGTTTCTTTTCATAATCTTTTGCAAAGAAACTAATTGAAAATTAATTGAATATGAATGTTATATTAATTTTATAGAGTCTCCATCAACTCTTCTGTGATTTCCATGTTGTGGTAAACGTTTTGTACATCATCATCATCTTCAAAACGCTCAAGCATTTTCATATTCGCTTTGAACTGTTCTTCGTTTACTTCTTTTGTAAGGTTCGGAATTCTTTGTAATTCCGCACTTTTCGCTTCGATTCCAAGCTCATCCAATTTGTGAGATAAAGATCCGAAATCTTCAAATGCTGTAGTGATCATTACTTCTTCTTCATCTTTTTCCACATCTTCCGCACCGCCATCGATCATTTCCATTTCGAAATCATCCCAATCCATTTTGATTTGAGCTAATTCTATCGTGAAAATTCCTTTTCTGTCGAAGATGAATGCCAGTTCACCATTCTTTCCAAGGTTTCCATCGAATTTATTGAAAATGGCTCTTACATTGGCAACAGTTCTTGTTGAGTTGTTGGTCGTACATTCCACAAAAAATGCGACACCACCTTGTCCGTATCCTTCATAAGTGATTTCTTCATAATTTTCTGCATCTGCACCACTTGCCTTCTTGATCGCTCTTTCCACATTATCTTTCGGCATGTTGGCTCCTTTCGCATTTTGGATACATCTTCTCAAAGCAGGATTTGATTCAGGATCTGTTCCTCCGGCTTTAACCGCTAATGCAATATCTTTACCTATTTTAGAAAAAGTTTTAGCCATTTTATCCCATCTGGCCATCTTAGAAGCTTTTCTATATTCAAATGCTCTTCCCATTTTTATTTTTAAATTTTCAACAAAAATAATTAAAAGTCAACGAAAAAAAAATACCCCCAGAAAACTGGAGGTATTTATTATTTAGAAAAATTAATTATTTTTTCTTCTTTTTAACTACTTTTTTCTTAGCCGGAGCTTTTTTAGTAGCTTTTTTCACTGGAGCGTCTTCGTAATCTTTTTTAGCGATTGCATTCCACTCATTCATGTCAGTGATAGCTTTTACAACTACTTTTCTGTCAACTTGTCTGTCAGCGTCAGAAGCTGTAGCAGGGATTGTAGCTTTAGCCTTACCAACACCTACAGATTTAAGAGCGTTAGGATCTACACCTCTTGCATCTAAAGCAGCAACTACAGCAGCAGCTCTTTCTCTAGATAATTTCAAGTTGTAAGCTTCAGAACCTTTAGCATCTGTTCTACCTTCTAATAGATAGTTACCACCGTCAGTTTTGATAATTTGAGCAGCAGCATCTAATGCAGGAGTAGACTCAGCTCTGATTGTAGCTTTATTGAAGTCGAAATAAACACTCTTCAATTTAGTTTCAACTTCTCCAGCTGTTACGTCTTTTGGCTTAGGACATCCGTTGTATTCTGGAAGACCTGGAACAGTAGGACAAGCATCATCTTTATCAAGGATACCGTCACCGTCTGTATCTGGCCAAGGACAACCATTGTTTTCAGCAGGACCTGCAACTGTAGGACAAGCATCATCTTTGTCGATTACACCGTCACCATCAGTATCTGGCCAAGGACAACCGTTGTTTTCAACTGGACCAGCTACATCTGGACATTGATCGTCTTTATCTGGAACTCCATCACCATCAGTATCAGGACATCCTTGGAATTCTGGTAAACCTGGTGTATCTGGACACAAATCGTCTTTGTCTAAGATACCATCCTTATCTCTGTCTCTGTTACCAAATCTGAATAATAGAGATGCAGAAGCTTGCCAGAAGTTAGCAACTGTAGATTTATCACCTGGAGTTGATACGTAATCTCCTTGAACACCTAAACCGAAGTTTTTAGTTACCCAGAAGTTAGCACCAGCACCTGTAGCAAGAGTAAAGAAGTTAGCTTTACCGTTTTCATTACCGTTATCTCCATTCTGTACCCACTCACCGTTTGCATCAGTTCTTG is a genomic window of Chryseobacterium wanjuense containing:
- a CDS encoding DUF4013 domain-containing protein; this translates as MMQFYKKRDFGTFISDSFAFFKLYGKNYFKNFILLNGLLLILMVVVIVLGFREFFGALFGSNISGQSYYFEQLFTDNLGMFIICGILLFILSTALMTINFLFPVFYMRRLAEGNKDIKTDDILNDFKTNGRKVLTTYFGLTFLVLPAATILFGFSYFLIIILIGIVLVLFVAPTLFNIITFLCYDYFNGNRGFFESLSYAIRSQFSYPNGRENSPYWKYWGSTIIMGILFYIVSGIFSSVPMILYFTTLTTTTPDAQFEQNPLGGSFGILIFFLYGVSSLVSTLLMNVLYINSGLMYYDSRTDLHQKMELAEIETIGINE
- a CDS encoding DUF4129 domain-containing protein translates to MNKFFLFLLVFFSAGFAYAQTEDDPPPPIEEVYVDSIDTGHYKNMYRADSVLAKNPVTENTVYPKKFKENIPSRYKGKDFDYTTVKPRMSFWEKLMGKIMRIIESIFGETVFTKSGNIAGVLVRLFAIVLVGFLLYFIIKYLIGKDGNFLFGKKNRKLDIKDEELHENIHEINFPESILKFEKSGDFRSAVRYQFLFVLKKLSDKKLITWNPEKTNKDYVSELKAPHLKNDFYDLSYIFDYVWYGEFSIDEESYLKFKNQYQSFKP
- a CDS encoding stage II sporulation protein M, coding for MREVYFIKQNKEKWLGIEQVIQGKIKKNPDDLSSLYINLVNDLSFAQTYYPKSNTTVYLNHLSSQIFQKIYKTKRVEENRFLYFFKTEVPLLVYQYRRYLLYAFLFFTLFTLIGVLSAIYDKDFANIILGEDYVNQTIENIKKGNAVGIYQSGSTWGSTIGIIFNNIGVGAKLYIYGIAGGVGTLYALLSNSVMLGSFQYFFYDYGALKDSARGIWLHGVFEIFSMVVEAMCGLILGASILFPKTFSRFNSFKNGFRDSFKIFLSTVPFTICAGIIEGYVTRHALKMPLFLNLIIIFGSLAVIGFYYFVYPSIVNKKINNQINDAIL
- a CDS encoding UDP-2,3-diacylglucosamine diphosphatase; translated protein: MKRNVELVVISDVHLGTYGCKAKELLRYLNSIQPKTLVLNGDIIDIWQFKKSYFPKPHLKVIKKILSFATKSTDVYYITGNHDEMFRKFTDFELGKLKVCNKICLDINDKKTWIFHGDVFDASVQHSKWIAKLGGKGYDMLIVINNIVNWFLEKMGREKYSFSKKIKNNVKKAVKYIGDFELTASELAIDNHYDYVVCGHIHQPQIREVVNKKGSCTYLNSGDWIENLSALEYHDKEWKIFYYDEHKHLLKDDGAEEIQDIDSTELLKIVTNFTK
- a CDS encoding GNAT family N-acetyltransferase, giving the protein MRFENNRSGNGGVITLNNEIKEIGRLTYTIFPEESKFIISFVLVHPEFEGRGMGKYLVEEAIKFARENNWKVYPHCSYARSVMMRMSDVDDIFLQR
- a CDS encoding RDD family protein, producing the protein MSQIAINTSQNVNINFNIASVGDRMIAFILDLLIKVAYGVVVMYLFFNVFDLGYILNGLDQWSIMAIYIILLFPTFIYPVVLESIMEGQTPGKKVMKIRVVKIDGYQAGFGDYLIRWVFRIIDTSFAGVVGLISMIVSKNNQRLGDIASGTAVISLKNDINISHTILENIHQDYIPTFPQVIALTDNDMRIIKDNYTKALKIDDRQIISKLSEKIKSILKLEVDPRKMTERQFIGIIIKDYNYYTGKDN
- a CDS encoding YebC/PmpR family DNA-binding transcriptional regulator → MGRAFEYRKASKMARWDKMAKTFSKIGKDIALAVKAGGTDPESNPALRRCIQNAKGANMPKDNVERAIKKASGADAENYEEITYEGYGQGGVAFFVECTTNNSTRTVANVRAIFNKFDGNLGKNGELAFIFDRKGIFTIELAQIKMDWDDFEMEMIDGGAEDVEKDEEEVMITTAFEDFGSLSHKLDELGIEAKSAELQRIPNLTKEVNEEQFKANMKMLERFEDDDDVQNVYHNMEITEELMETL
- a CDS encoding OmpA family protein; translated protein: MKNLKLGISALALTVASTVFAQTTNNPWLIGVGAHAENHLAVRNGFSNTFSAKNLTKTMFNMNNFSITPPLSKLTVARNIGKGLVIDWQTTVGNVENKRFNMGKEFMLMTGLGFQAKAAGLLWNEESWFDPYLRVGANYLRHDYTALTFPRTDANGEWVQNGDNGNENGKANFFTLATGAGANFWVTKNFGLGVQGDYVSTPGDKSTVANFWQASASLLFRFGNRDRDKDGILDKDDLCPDTPGLPEFQGCPDTDGDGVPDKDDQCPDVAGPVENNGCPWPDTDGDGVIDKDDACPTVAGPAENNGCPWPDTDGDGILDKDDACPTVPGLPEYNGCPKPKDVTAGEVETKLKSVYFDFNKATIRAESTPALDAAAQIIKTDGGNYLLEGRTDAKGSEAYNLKLSRERAAAVVAALDARGVDPNALKSVGVGKAKATIPATASDADRQVDRKVVVKAITDMNEWNAIAKKDYEDAPVKKATKKAPAKKKVVKKKKK
- a CDS encoding glycosyltransferase family protein; this translates as MKILYAFQGTGNGHIARAQEIVPILKKHVSVDTLISGHQSQLKADFDVNFHYKGISLLYNKTGGLSYRKTFTDNNFLEAAKTIKEIDLSGYDLIINDYEPITGWASKLKKYPMIELSHQASMLFKETPKPAKKDFLGELVLKYYVPSERRIGFHFENYHPQIKKPVIRRKIRNLNPDKKGFYLVYLPSFSDENIINVLKQIPVEWKIFSKYSKLQFKDGNVEVFPIDEIQYLKYFENCDGILCNAGFETPAEALFMDKKLFVIPIHNQYEQECNACALDKMGIPNSKVLKLEEIRNWVASDQHLKVNYPDDIEEILLNEVLTL